ATACGACCGGGCCGAGGCGGCGGGCCCCTCGGCGACACGCTTCCACCGTATCCCCCGGGTGGTCAGTGATCTCGGGGTCTTCGACTTCACGACCCCGGACCGTTCGATGCGGCTGGCCTCACTCCACCCGGGCGTCACGGTGGACCAGGTCCACGAGGCGACGGGCTTCCCCCTCACCGTCCCCGCCGACGTCCCGTACACCCGCACCCCCTCCCCCGCCGAACTCGCCCTGATCCGCGAGGTCATCGACCCGTCCGGCACCCGCAACCGCGAGGTGCGGCCCTGATGCGTACGGCGCTGACGGAGCTCGTGGGGGTGCGGCACCCGATCGTGCAGACGGGGATGGGGTGGGTCTCCGGCCCCCGTCTGGTCACGGCGACCGCACGGGCCGGGGCGCTCGGCATCCTGGCCTCGGCGACGATGACGCCGGACCAACTGCGTTCCGCCGTACGGGAGGTGAGGTCGCGGACGGACGCCCCGTTCGGGGTGAACCTGCGGGCGGACGCCGGGGACGCGCGGGAGCGGGTGCGGATCATCGTCGAGGAGGGGGTACGGGTGGCGTCGTTCGCGCTCGCCCCGTCGAAGGAGCTCATCGCGGAGCTGAAGGACGGGGGTGTGGTGGTCGTCCCGTCGGTGGGGGCCCGGCGGCATGCGGAGAAGGTCGCGGCGTGGGGCGCGGACGCGGTGATCGTGCAGGGCGGCGAGGGCGGCGGCCACACGGGGGACGTGGCGACGACGGTGCTGCTGCCCCAGGTGGCCGACGCGGTGGACATCCCGGTGATCGCGGCGGGCGGCTTCCACGACGGGCGGGGGCTGGTGGCGGCGCTGGCGTACGGGGCGGCGGGCGTGGCGATGGGAACCAGGTTTCTGCTGACCTCGGACTCGACGGTGCCGGACGCGGTGAAGGCCCGGTATCTGGCGGCCACGGCGAAGGACATCACCCTGACGAGGGCCGTGGACGGGCTCCCGCACCGGATGCTCCGTACGGAGATGGTGGCGGAGCTGGAGGGAGCGGGGCGGCTGCGTTCCTTGGCGACGGCGGTGCGCCGCGCGTCCCGCTTCCGCCGGATCTCCGGCCTGGGCTGGCCCGGGATGGTGCGGGACGGACTGGCGCTGCGGCACGGCAAGGAGCTGACCTGGAGCCAGGTGCTGCTGGCGGCGAACACGCCGATGCTGCTGAGAGCGGCCATGGTGGAGGGCCGCACGGATGTCGGCATCATGGCGTCGGGCCAGGTGGCGGCCCTGATCGAGGACCTGCCGAGCGTGGGGGAGCTGGTGTCCCGGCTGATGACGGAGGCGGAGCGGACGCTTGCGACCCTGAGCACCGAATCCGGCCCGCCCGGCACCACCTCTGGCCCGCCCGGCGACGAATCCAGCCCGCCTCGGGCCACCTCCGGCCCGCCCGGCGCCGAATCCAGCCCGTCCGGCGCTTGAGGACGCCACGTCGGCCCTGCACCGGACGACCGGGGCCATCTCCAGCCCGTCCGGCGATCGAGGACACCCCCGGTCCGGGGCTTTCGGGGCTCTGCCCCGGACCCCGGTCCTCCATCGCCGGACGGCTGGGAGTGGTCCCGGCCATCAATCGCTGAACGGCTGTAGGTGATCCCGGTCCTCGAATCGCTGGACGGGGTGAAGGGACCCTGGCCCTCCATCGCCGGACGGCCGAACATGGCCCCGGTCCTCCATCGCCGGACGGCCCGAGGTGGTCCCCGTCCTCAGGCGCCGGGCAGGCTGAAGGCGCGCCGCCCTACGCTGCCCGACGTCCCCGTGCAGCGGCGCCGGAACGCCCCGTGCCCCGGGGCTCGCCGCCCGAACGCGCGGCGCCGGAGCGGCCCGCACCTCCACCGGACGCGCCACCCGCACCCGTCCCGGAACCGGTCCCACGCCGTCCCCGGCCCCGGCTCCCGGAGCGCACCGTGCCGCCGCCGGAGCCGGCCGGACCCGAACCGCCCGACCGCGTCCGCTGCTTCGGCGGAGTCGGCTGGGGCACCTCGATCACGATCGCGACGCCCGACGGCTCACGCGCCCCCGTGATGCGGGACAGCTCCTCGTCGCTGGAGGTGACCCGGGTGGTGCGCGGCGCGATGCCCGCGTCCTGCATCAGGCGGGTCATCTCCCGCTTCTCCTCGGGCAGCACCAACGTGACGACGCTGCCGGACTCC
This DNA window, taken from Streptomyces griseus subsp. griseus, encodes the following:
- a CDS encoding NAD(P)H-dependent flavin oxidoreductase, with product MRTALTELVGVRHPIVQTGMGWVSGPRLVTATARAGALGILASATMTPDQLRSAVREVRSRTDAPFGVNLRADAGDARERVRIIVEEGVRVASFALAPSKELIAELKDGGVVVVPSVGARRHAEKVAAWGADAVIVQGGEGGGHTGDVATTVLLPQVADAVDIPVIAAGGFHDGRGLVAALAYGAAGVAMGTRFLLTSDSTVPDAVKARYLAATAKDITLTRAVDGLPHRMLRTEMVAELEGAGRLRSLATAVRRASRFRRISGLGWPGMVRDGLALRHGKELTWSQVLLAANTPMLLRAAMVEGRTDVGIMASGQVAALIEDLPSVGELVSRLMTEAERTLATLSTESGPPGTTSGPPGDESSPPRATSGPPGAESSPSGA